Sequence from the Ereboglobus luteus genome:
GGCACGCAGCCTTTCGAGCCGGAGCCGAAGAGGTGGTCGAGGTGGAGGGCCTTGATGCCGTTGTGCGTGCGGATGCCGTGGCGCGTGGCGTCGGCGCAGAAGCGCGCGGCCTCGCCGGACTCGTCGGCATGGAAGCCACGGTGCATGTAGGCGGCGGCGACGAGGTCGTTATGCTGTTTTTCGGGAACGATGTAGTAGGTTTCCATTGGTAAAGGAGTCAGAATACAGGAGTCAGGAGTCAGAATGCAGAAGGCTTAAAGATGCCGAAGGTTTTTTCTCCTGGCTCCTGACTCCTGTATTCTGACTCCTATGTATTTCAGAATTTATTCGCTTGGTTGACGATTTTGCCTTCGAGGAAGGATTTGTAGTTCGAGACGCAGCAGCTCGCCTGGCGCACGACGCTTTCGTAGGTGCGCGAGCCGATGTGCGGCGTGATGACGACATTCGGGAGCTTGAGCAGCGGGTGATCGGCGGGGGGCGGTTCTTGGTCGAGCACGTCGGCGCCGTAGCCGCCGAGCTGGCCGGAATTGAGCGCCTCAACGAGGTCGGCGGTGTGCACGATTTCGCCGCGGGCGCAGTTGAGGATGATCGCGCCTTTTTTCATCGTGGCGATGGACTTGGCGTTGATCATGTCGCGCGTCTCGGGGGTGAGGTTTGTGTGCAGCGAAATGTAGTCGGCGGCGGCGAAGATTTCCTCCTTTGTGGCGGCGCGCCTGACGTTGTGCTGCGCGGCGAAGGCTTCGTCCCAGTAGACGTCGAAGGCGATCACTTCCATGCCGAAGGCGCGGGCGCGGATGGCGACTTCCTTGCCGATGCGGCCGAGGCCGACGATGCCGATGGTTTTGGCGAGGAGCTCATGGCCGGTTTTGCGTTTCCAGCCGCCGGAGCGGGTGGAATCGCAATGGAAGAGGAGTTGTTTTTCGAGCGCGAGCAGGAGCAGGAATGTGTGCTCGGCCACGGTGGTGTGGTTCACGCCGGGGGTGAAGAGCACGGGGATTTTTTTCGCGCTGGCGTGGGCGACGTCGATCTTGTCGAGGCCGATGCCGTATTTGCTGATGACCTTGAGGCGCGGGAGCGACTTGTCGATGACGGCGGCGGTGATGGCGTCGTCGCCGCAGAGGAAGGCGTCGAATTCGCCCGCGAGCTCGAGCATGCGCGACTCAGGGAGCGGGCCGCGTTCGCGGACAACTTCGACGCCGAGGCCGGCGAGCATGTCGTGATGGGCTCCGGGCGTGTCTTGGAATGAGGTGGTGGTGAGGAGGACGCGTGTCATGGGTGTGTGCGGCGGGTTGGGTTTTGGCGTTGGTAAAGGAGTGTTATTAGAAACTAAGACAGGTGTATTTGGAAGCCCAAAACAAGGTCGCGCGTGGTGTTTTTGGACGACAGGGGATGTCGCGGGTGTTCAGTTTGGGGAGGAATGGGCGGCGCTGCCGCGCCCGGGTTTGCGCGCAAAAAAAGACGGAGCCTTTTTGAGGGCTCCGTCTTCGTTTTAAAATCGATTTTGTTAGTGAATCGTTTTTCTGGTCGGGTGCTTTGGATTAGTCGCGGCGATCGCGACCGCCGCCGAAGCCGCCACGACGTTCACGACCGCCGAAGCCGCCGCGTCCGCCGCCGCCACCGAAGGAACGGCCACCGCCTTCTTCCTTGGGACGAGCTTCATTGACTGTGAGGGTCCGGCCGCCGAGATCGACGCCGTTCATCTTTTCCGCCGCGAGTTTTGCCTCTTCGGGGGTGCCCATGGTCACGAACGCAAAGCCGCGGGGGCGGCCGCTCATCTTGTCCATGGCGACGTAGACGTCGGTCACTGAACCGAATTGGCCGAAAGCGGCGCGGAGTTCGTCTTCAGTTGTCTTGAAAGACATATTGCCGACGTAGAGTTTTGAATTACCTGTCATATTTATCTGAGTTCGTAGAGCGAGCGTGGCTGCCAGTCCGTTCCCGACCATCGGGTTTCGAAATCATCACTCGAACAACTGCGCTCTCCTGACGACTCACCAGTTTCTGTTGACCTAACGTTTCTCTAACGAGACGGCGCAGCACATAGAACCGGGATGCAAAAGCAAGGGTATTTTGTTTTGGCAATGGCGGCTGGCGGATTACGCTGGAAGGCTTTATTGTTAAAATTCTCCTCATGCACTGGATTG
This genomic interval carries:
- a CDS encoding phosphoglycerate dehydrogenase — translated: MTRVLLTTTSFQDTPGAHHDMLAGLGVEVVRERGPLPESRMLELAGEFDAFLCGDDAITAAVIDKSLPRLKVISKYGIGLDKIDVAHASAKKIPVLFTPGVNHTTVAEHTFLLLLALEKQLLFHCDSTRSGGWKRKTGHELLAKTIGIVGLGRIGKEVAIRARAFGMEVIAFDVYWDEAFAAQHNVRRAATKEEIFAAADYISLHTNLTPETRDMINAKSIATMKKGAIILNCARGEIVHTADLVEALNSGQLGGYGADVLDQEPPPADHPLLKLPNVVITPHIGSRTYESVVRQASCCVSNYKSFLEGKIVNQANKF
- a CDS encoding RNA recognition motif domain-containing protein — encoded protein: MTGNSKLYVGNMSFKTTEDELRAAFGQFGSVTDVYVAMDKMSGRPRGFAFVTMGTPEEAKLAAEKMNGVDLGGRTLTVNEARPKEEGGGRSFGGGGGRGGFGGRERRGGFGGGRDRRD